The genome window TGAGGATTTGTTCATATTGGTTCAATATGGGTTCCATGTCTGGAGTCATTCAACGTCCTTTAATGGCAGCTGCTGCTGTTGCAATGGCGTCTATTTCTGTTGATTTTCCTGCTAAACTCCCATCTCCTACATCGGATACTGAAACTTCCATTTCCAATTCCTTACCAGAGTCCAATTCATCATTGGTTGCTCTTATATCAGCTTCCAAGCTTGCCAACTTGTCCTTTGTTACTAGGATTCGAGTACCGTTACCTAGTTTTAACTTTCCGGTTCCTAATTCAGGCCGGAATTTCGTTCCGAACTTGCTGTGTTCTTCTATTGCTTCGTCTCCTCTGTTGGTTAATTTATATCAGTCAGCTGAGTTAGCTAAAGGATCTAAGCCAGCTGCATTTCCAGAGAGTGTTCCTGCCACAGTGCCTGATGCTTTGTACAGATGGCATTTGCCTGAGCCGACTGCGTTCAATATTTCTGGGACTTCAGATTGTTCATCGGTGAAGTCTCGTACGGTTGTTGTGTTGTTAGGATGGTTAGGATCCAAGCAGAAACATCTCAAGAGATATGCAGAGTGGTATACTTCAAGGGGATACCATGTCATTACTTTCACACTTCCGATGGTTGACATTCTCAGTTACCAAGCCGGTGGGAAAGCCGAGCAAAACGTAGACATGCTTGTGAATCACTTGGCTGATTGGTTAGAAGAGCAGCATGGAAAAAGCCTGGTTTTCCACACTTTTAGCAATACTGGATGGTTAATGTAAGTTATCTCCACAAGTACATTTGTACATACATGCATGAAGAACAACATTTCTATTGTTTATACTAGTTATCTGAAGTGATTTTTGTGTCGGGTTTCATCTTGTTGCAGGTACGGAGCTATTCTTGAGAAGTTTCAGAAAGAAGATCCTTCTTTAACGGAAAGGATCAAAGGTTGCATTGTGGATTCAGCCCCTGTTGCAGCCCCTGACCCTCAGGTAAATGATGCTTAAAGCATGTGTTTCAGTTCAGTACAAAGGCAATgcttaataaatcattttcatattattattttcaggTCTGGGCTTCGGGTTTCTCTGccgcttttctgaagaaacgtAGTTTTGCAACAAAAGGATCTGCGAACTCAAGTGAATCGGATATGGAGGCATCAACTGGCAAAAGTGAAGCCTCAAAACCCAAGCCTGCAGTAACTGAAGCTGCTATGCTACTAGTCCTGGAGAAGTTCTTTGAGGTGGTTTTGAATCTTCCTAGTATTAACAGGTAATAATCCCCTTGAAACCGGTAAATAAGTTCCCGATTTTTTACTTCTCTGATCTACTTCCCAATGTTTGAGTCATTGGAAAGTTTTCTTTGCAACTGAGAATCAATTGCCGTGCACaactttttgaatatttttatgcatgatatatgtTCTCTCTTTGCTTTAATGCATTCTCCAATGTGATTTATGATTGCCAACAGAAGTCATCCCGATGTTCattaaaattgacataacttGATATCGATATCTTATCATCTTGCAGGAGGCTTTCTGATGTGATGAGTTTGCTGTCATACAAACAACCTACCTGTCCACAGTTATATATTTACAGCTCTGCAGATGGAGTCATCCCTGCGCATTCCGTGGAATCCTTCATAGAGAAGCAAAAGAGATTGGGGCGCGAAGTTCGGGCGTGCAACTTCGTCTCCACACCACATGTTGATCATTTTAGGAATGACCCAAATCTGTATACGAGTCAGCTCAGCCAGTTTTTGGAGGACTGTGTGCATACTTGTTGCGGACATACTTAAGTACATTGAAGCACTGCCATAAccaa of Gossypium raimondii isolate GPD5lz chromosome 3, ASM2569854v1, whole genome shotgun sequence contains these proteins:
- the LOC105794982 gene encoding uncharacterized protein LOC105794982; translated protein: MGSMSGVIQRPLMAAAAVAMASISVDFPAKLPSPTSDTETSISNSLPESNSSLVALISASKLANLSFVTRIRVPLPSFNFPVPNSGRNFVPNLLCSSIASSPLLVNLYQSAELAKGSKPAAFPESVPATVPDALYRWHLPEPTAFNISGTSDCSSVKSRTVVVLLGWLGSKQKHLKRYAEWYTSRGYHVITFTLPMVDILSYQAGGKAEQNVDMLVNHLADWLEEQHGKSLVFHTFSNTGWLMYGAILEKFQKEDPSLTERIKGCIVDSAPVAAPDPQVWASGFSAAFLKKRSFATKGSANSSESDMEASTGKSEASKPKPAVTEAAMLLVLEKFFEVVLNLPSINRRLSDVMSLLSYKQPTCPQLYIYSSADGVIPAHSVESFIEKQKRLGREVRACNFVSTPHVDHFRNDPNLYTSQLSQFLEDCVHTCCGHT